DNA from Tachypleus tridentatus isolate NWPU-2018 chromosome 8, ASM421037v1, whole genome shotgun sequence:
GTTATCCATGCAGTAAAGTTTCTAatatgcaaaaacaaaaaaaatcgtataatattaaaagtgttatttGTGTAAACGTCCATTTATTTATGAATGTCATTTTATTTGCACGCAGctataaattgtataaaaatataataatttatgaacCAGAAAATAAACAGTGTAGCCTGGCCTGAAAGTTGGCGTTTCATTTTGGTCAAAAAAGGATTcgtttctttgatagattgtttaggcagagtattcatgatgaaattttgtagaatggacgttTGATGCGTAACTTTAGTAAGCATGGACAGAAAAAATTCCTAAAATATCTGATGGTTCTTTTATTACCActgcaaatatatatttgtagtgaATTTCCTTTGCTGAGTGTGAAAATGCTATTTCCGCGTTTATGCAGTGTTATAAAAGCAATTACGTAATGGAAAgtcatcataaaaaaaatgaatgttaataGTCGTACTGAACCCTGGCAGGAGTGGAGGAAGAGGGTGTTCATACTCCTGAACCTGCACTGCCCATGGGCTTGTTGTAGTTAACCCAATTCATTTACAATGTAGAAAACCACCACCATCGTAGACTTTTAAAGTTGTAGATGTTAGGTTTATAATAGTggtatttataacagttttgtcGGACATCAGTCATAAGAATTTGTTTTGTAATGCACAAAGCTtcagaaagggctatctgtgctctgcccaccacgggtatctaaacccggtttctagtaatataggtccgcagacataccactgtaccatgGAAGAGACTAATCATAAGAAATTGTTGCCATTTATTACCGAAATGAATAACGAAggaaaattatgaatatatttacgTATTTTGATTTCTTTCACATCAAATAATGGACAAGGGCCGCGTAAAAGTTTCAGTATTAATATTGCAATAGTTTATAGAATTCTTGTTTTTGAACCATTtcgtctctttttttttttttttttttgttcctataATTCCTGTAAAAACAAAGTGAGATTAAAAGCTTTTGTACCATGGCCACAGAAACGGTTGCCAAGTCTGCCAATCGTACGCCcaatatataacaaatacagaAGTTTCTTCGTTGTGATAGTAGTTTATACGATCACCTTCAACTAACATTATTGGTCAGTTTTAAACTGGAGAGATCTTTTACCGCCTTTATCCAAGAAGTCGGGATTAATTCTCAGACTTTTAAAACTACGTCTTAAATTGTGATACCCATTTACATAAAAGTGTTCAATTTTTCTACCCCACTTTATAAAAAAGCTATCCTGTGTTAGctgttttaaatgtaattgttGTTGAAAGAAGAACTGtgaatctttattttttctttacaggtTAAATTACTATTAGGTGAAGTCTAAACTTTAATCGACAGCGTCAGCCTCGTTAAAATACCGTCTGTTAAAGTATGTTAAATATGTTTCTATGGTGGGATTCGGGTTATTAACATGCAGCGTGGCTGTGTAACTTACCCTCCGATCTGAGCCATTAAGTAGCCAATCTCTTTGCTTTCACTGACGGCCTTCTTGCTTGCTTCACATAAGTACCTCTGCATACACTGCTCATCTTTAGTGAGGATGGACTTCACGTAACCCTGCAGCATAATTGCTCCAGCCAGCCCTGCATCTCCCATGGACCCTTGCAACCCTCGTGCACGGGCACGCTGGCTGAAGGTCGATTGTAACATATCTAGTAAACTCACTAGAATATTTAATATCTGTCGCGAGGTGGCAGAACTTTCATCATTACTTCCAAAGAACAATTTGACaattgtgtgaatgatatttttggTGGAAAGAAACTGAATAACATCGTTCTTTTGCTTGTCGTGCTTGGAAGAAAACTTTTCTTTACTGTAACGGGCGTTTCGAGCCGTTTCCGCAATGGTTTCCGTTTCGCTTTTTGTTTTTTCGATGTCTTGTTGATCGTTCTCTGG
Protein-coding regions in this window:
- the LOC143222865 gene encoding uncharacterized protein LOC143222865, encoding MFLFSSIVGHGQAVIGCHSTRAPARATEGLTTSLQPLYKRSEDVIPKYNLECCIPVCGGDCGLKYDQNKGANMKITLIFLILVLASANTLPNPENDQQDIEKTKSETETIAETARNARYSKEKFSSKHDKQKNDVIQFLSTKNIIHTIVKLFFGSNDESSATSRQILNILVSLLDMLQSTFSQRARARGLQGSMGDAGLAGAIMLQGYVKSILTKDEQCMQRYLCEASKKAVSESKEIGYLMAQIGGYAASYALENQKTTPFEVSYNASRKGRSGEDCYTTYQDCTEEP